A DNA window from Mastomys coucha isolate ucsf_1 unplaced genomic scaffold, UCSF_Mcou_1 pScaffold21, whole genome shotgun sequence contains the following coding sequences:
- the Pdcd5 gene encoding programmed cell death protein 5 isoform X2, which yields MDPGDAAQQEAKQREAEMRNSILAQVLDQSARARLSNLALVKPEKTKAVENYLIQMARYGQLSGKVSEQGLIEILEKVSQQTEKKTTVKFNRRKVMDSDEDDDY from the exons ATG gATCCTGGTGATGCAGCCCAACAGGAAGCAAAACAAAG GGAAGCAGAAATGAGAAACAGTATCTTAGCCCAAGTTCTGGACCAGTCAGCCCGGGCCAGAT taagtAACTTAGCACTTGTAAAGCCTGAAAAAACTAAAGCAGTGGAGAACTACCTTATACAGATGGCACGATATGGACAACTAAGTGGAAAG GTGTCAGAACAAGGTTTAATAGAAATACTTGAGAAAGTCAGccaacagacagaaaagaaaacaacagtgaAA TTCAACAGAAGAAAAGTAATGGACTCTGATGAAGACGACGATTACTAA